A genomic window from Buteo buteo chromosome 13, bButBut1.hap1.1, whole genome shotgun sequence includes:
- the TRIM25 gene encoding E3 ubiquitin/ISG15 ligase TRIM25, producing the protein MAGLASSPSEPGLVALEEELTCSICLCLFSSPVTVPCGHNFCSSCLELCWAGLSADFSCPQCRATFAGRPKLQKNTVLCRVVEQLGGRAGLGAAGEEEEEDEAAGRGAQAPQICCDSCLQAPAVQTCLTCTASFCSEHLRPHRDSPAFRDHQLCPPLRDLKQRKCPQHNKLFEFFCDRHGTCICSLCLLGHKLCPTSPLQVAKANAQLALKKRLVELHNQSERATQAMNTVKTNQSQAAETASEKKDLIKNEFLEIKVLIEERETQALKAIADEEKRVSNKFDYIYGVLGSKKKEIKSLRDQIEMALTEGDDILFLKRAAALQQTPTKDAFVPLIEMDQNLLHSTYQSAVNLKDVVKLSAIQCREKRVEAKQTPGKTKTPPVASSNRTFVGKKPPGPQHTHKEKTFHQAQATLQVEADTKEKKKPVKVAPTTGTLNAAAVVSTKELIDSFLKKSREELLQYAANITLDYNTAHNKVILSERYTRMSVSDIPQNYNHHPQRFIDCFQVLGFQCFKRGIHYWEVELQQNNFCGIGICYGSMDRQGPESRLGRNSSSWCIEWFNSKISSWHNDVEKCLPNVKATKIGVLLHCEGGFVIFMAVGEKHNLIYKFKAQFTEALYPAFWLFSSGTVLSLCQMKQ; encoded by the exons atggCGGGGCTGGCCTCGTCGCCGTCGGAGCCGGGCTTGGTGGCCCTGGAGGAGGAACTGACCTGCTCCATCTGCCTCTGCCTCTTCAGCAGCCCCGTGACGGTTCCCTGCGGGCACAacttctgctcctcctgcctggagcTCTGCTGGGCCGGGCTGTCGGCCGACTTCAGCTGCCCGCAGTGCCGGGCCACCTTCGCGGGTCGCCCGAAGCTGCAGAAGAACACGGTGCTCTGCCGGGTGGTGGAGCAGCTCGGGGGCCGCGCCGGGCTCGGGGCGgcgggggaagaggaggaggaggatgaagcggcggggcgcggggcgcaGGCACCCCAAATCTGCTGCGACAGCTGCCTGCAGGCGCCGGCCGTGCAGACCTGCCTGACCTGCACCGCCTCCTTCTGCTCCGAGCACCTGCGGCCGCACCGGGACAGCCCTGCCTTCCGCGACCACCAGCTCTGCCCGCCCCTGCGCGACCTGAAGCAGCGCAAGTGCCCGCAGCACAACAAGCTCTTCGAGTTCTTCTGCGACCGGCACGGCACCTGCAtctgctccctctgcctcctcGGGCACAAGCTGTGTCCCACCAGCCCGCTGCAGGTGGCCAAAGCCAACGCCCAg TTGGCGCTGAAGAAGAGACTTGTGGAGCTGCATAATCAGAGTGAAAGAGCTACTCAGGCGATGAACACtgtgaaaacaaatcaaagccAAGCTGCT GAGACAGCTTCCGAAAAGAAAGATTTGATCAAAAATGagtttttagaaattaaagttttaattgaagaaagagaaactcAAGCCTTGAAAGCAattgcagatgaagaaaaaagagttAGCAATAAGTTTGATTATATTTACGGTGTTCTGGGAAGTAAGAAGAAGGAAATCAAGTCTCTCAGAGATCAGATTGAGATGGCACTGACTGAAGGCGATGACATTCTGTTTTTGAAG agagcagcagcactgcaacaAACACCAACAAAAGACGCTTTTGTTCCTTTAATTGAAATGGACCAAAACTTGCTACATTCCACTTACCAGTCTGCCGTTAACCTTAAAGACGTTGTGAAACTTTCAGCAATTCAGTGTAGGGAGAAAAGAGTGGAAG caaaacaaacaccTGGGAAAACTAAGACCCCTCCTGTGGCTTCTTCAAACAGAACCTTTGTTGGAAAAAAGCCTCCGGGACCAC AGCATACCCACAAAGAGAAAACCTTTCACCAGGCTCAAGCAACTTTGCAGGTGGAGGCAGATACCA aggagaaaaagaaacctgttaAAGTTG CACCAACCACAGGAACACTAAATGCTGCAGCTGTCGTTTCAACTAAAGAGCTTATTGACAGCTTTCTGAAGAAATCCAGAGAGGAGCTTTTGCAGT ATGCTGCTAACATCACGCTGGATTACAACACAGCACATAATAAAGTGATTCTGTCTGAGAGATACACCAGGATGTCTGTCTCGGACATCCCCCAGAATTATAATCACCACCCTCAACGCTTCATCGATTGTTTCCAAGTGCTGGGGTTCCAGTGCTTCAAAAGAGGCATCCACTACTGGGAAGTGGAACTGCAGCAGAACAACTTCTGTGGCATTGGCATCTGCTACGGCAGCATGGACCGGCAGGGGCCAGAGAGCCGCCTGGGGAGGAACAGCAGTTCTTGGTGTATTGAGTGGTTTAATTCCAAAATATCGTCTTGGCATAATGATGTTGAAAAGTGCTTACCCAATGTGAAGGCTACCAAGATTGGTGTGCTGCTCCACTGCGAGGGAGGGTTTGTGATTTTCATGGCTGTTGGGGAGAAGCATAACTTGATCTATAAATTCAAAGCCCAGTTTACTGAAGCCTTATACCCTGCCTTCTGGTTATTTTCTAGTGGCactgttctctctctctgccaaATGAAACAGTAA